One Triticum dicoccoides isolate Atlit2015 ecotype Zavitan chromosome 5B, WEW_v2.0, whole genome shotgun sequence genomic window carries:
- the LOC119305771 gene encoding uncharacterized protein LOC119305771, producing MASQLVESHRTGAEVHKGNDICKQKTVELLKELGLPKGLFPMDDIEEVGHNCESGFVWMLQKKKNEHTFKKINQTVSYDTEVTAFVEKGKMKKVTGVKIEDMSLVEVYMDESSADKVTVKTNTGLSDTHDATVFALGEYGATS from the coding sequence ATGGCGTCGCAGCTTGTCGAGAGCCACCGCACCGGCGCCGAGGTCCACAAAGGGAACGATATCTGCAAGCAGAAGACGGTTGAGCTTCTCAAAGAACTCGGCCTCCCGAAAGGTCTCTTTCCTATGGATGACATCGAGGAGGTCGGGCACAATTGTGAGAGTGGGTTTGTGTGGAtgcttcagaagaagaagaacgagcacaCCTTCAAGAAGATCAACCAGACCGTCTCCTACGACACCGAGGTGACCGCTTTTGTGGAGAAGGGCAAGATGAAGAAGGTCACCGGGGTCAAGATTGAGGACATGTCTTTGGTCGAGGTCTATATGGATGAGTCTTCTGCTGATAAGGTCACCGTCAAGACCAACACCGGTCTGTCTGACACCCATGATGCGACCGTGTTCGCTCTCGGAGAATACGGAGCTACTAGTTAA